A stretch of the Drosophila sulfurigaster albostrigata strain 15112-1811.04 chromosome 2L, ASM2355843v2, whole genome shotgun sequence genome encodes the following:
- the LOC133850925 gene encoding protein grindelwald, translating to MPAREMRPLNLSIGASLLPSFSLVTAAAGQGNIRAAEASRDCFGKVCHVVDEYCSHFAESCMPCAGICNVTSHNYQADMCVQECSAFNKYELLNSELHSIKSTQNLILLLLSILLIMIAIRYLLKCLSWLRHKRCIQKLLSRLLSKPYQSNANGKDLNATTIQNFNAINRDIERAPSQIYSVADAEGSVVTMATPVSTRYPAENSTTPTTVVTEVGYNYGYDNQAMVVTPVAEKPGTNAPPAF from the exons ATGCCTGCCAGGGAAATGCGTCCACTCAATCTCTCCATTGGAGCCTCGCTCCTGCCCAGCTTCTCGCTGGTCACTGCGGCAGCGGGCCAAGGAAACATTCGAGCCGCCGAAGCTAGCCGAGATTGCTTTGGCAAAGTCTGTCATGTGGTGGACGAATATTGCTCGCATTTTGCGGAGAGCTGCATGCCGTGTGCTGGGATTTGCAATGTGACTTCACACAATTATCAAGCGGATATGTGTGTCCAGGAATGCTCAG CCTTTAACAAGTATGAGCTGCTCAATTCCGAGTTACACAGCATCAAGAGCACACAGAATttgattttgctgctgctgagcatACTCCTCATAATGATTGCCATACGCTATCTCCTTAAGTGCCTGAGCTGGCTGCGCCACAAGCGTTGCATTCAAAAGTTGCTCTCCCGTCTGCTCTCGAAGCCATATCAGagcaatgccaatggcaaGGATCTCAATGCCACAACCATACAGAATTTCAATGCCATAAACCGTGACATTGAACGGGCGCCGTCTCAGATCTACAGTGTGGCAG ACGCTGAAGGATCTGTGGTGACCATGGCGACGCCTGTGAGCACTCGCTATCCGGCCGAGAATagcacaacaccaacaacggTAGTCACTGAAGTCGGCTATAACTATGGGTACGACAATCAGGCAATGGTTGTAACGCCAGTCGCTGAGAAACCTGGCACAAATGCACCACCAGCTTTCTAA